The stretch of DNA CTCCTTCGCCATGAGGATCCGCTGATCGGCCAGCGGCGCCACCAGCGACTTGATGGCCGCTACATCACTGGTGCGGGCAGGGCGGATGCGGATCGTCTCAGTCACAGCCCAATCCTACGGCGCCGCCGTCTTTCCGGCGCCCCGCCCGTGCACAGCGGCGACACGGCAAAGGCCCCGCCAACTCCTTTCGGAGCTGGCGGGGCCCTCGCATTTGGTACCTAGACGCTCGGAGCGATCTCCGGGATCCGCGGCTTGGAGGTGCCGGCGAAGGTGAACTTGGCCTCGTCGCCTTGGCCGTCCACATCCACCACCACGATGTCACCGGCGTTGAGCTCGCCGAAGAGGATCCTCTCGGAGAGCTGGTCCTCGATCTCGCGCTGGATGGTGCGGCGCAACGGCCGGGCACCCATGGCGGGATCGTAGCCGCGGGTTGCCAGCAGCACCTTGGCCGCCGGCGTGAGCTCGATGCCCATGTCCTTGTCCTTGAGGCGCTTCTCCAGCCGTCCGATCATCATGTCCACGATCTCGATGATCTCGTCCTGGGTCAGCTGCGGGAAGACCACAACGTCATCAACACGGTTCAGGAACTCCGGACGGAAGTGCTGCTTGAGCTCCTCCGTGACCCGGGCCCGCATCCGGTTGTAGCCGGTCTGGGTGTCCGTGCCGGACTGGAAGCCGGTGGCCACGCTCTTGGAGATGTCCCGGGTGCCGAGGTTGGTGGTCATGATGATCACCGTGTTCTTGAAGTCCACCACGCGGCCCTGGGAATCGGTCAGGCGGCCGTCTTCCAGGATCTGCAACAGTGAGTTGAAGAGATCGGCGTGGGCCTTCTCCACTTCGTCGAAGAGCACCACGGAGAACGGACGACGGCGGACCTTCTCGGTCAGCTGCCCGCCTTCCTCGTAGCCCACATAGCCCGGAGGGGCACCGAAGAGCCGTGACACCGTGTGCTTCTCCGAGTACTCGGACATGTCCAGGGTGATCAGGGCATCTTCGTCACCGAACAGGAATTCGGCAAGGGCCTTGGCGAGTTCGGTCTTGCCGACGCCGGTGGGGCCGGCGAAGATGAACGAGCCGCCCGGACGCTTCGGGTCCTTTAGGCCTGCACGGGTGCGGCGGATGGCCTGCGACAGCGACTTGATGGCCGCGTCCTGGCCGACGACGCGCTTGTGCAGTTCGTCTTCCATCTTCAGCAGGCGCGAGGACTCCTCCTCGGTGAGCTTGAAGACCGGGATGCCGGTGGAGTTCGCCAGCACCTCGGCGATGAGTTCCTCATCCACCTCGGAGATGTCGTCCATGCCGCCGGACTTCCACTGGCGTTCCTTCTCGGCGCGTTCGGCAATGAGCTTCTGCTCCTTGTCGCGCAGCGATGCGGCGCCTTCGAAGTCTTGGGCATCGATCGCGGATTCCTTCTCCAGCTTCATGGCGGAGATCTTCTCGTCCATGATCTTCAGCTCCGGCGGGGCCGTCATCCGGCGGATGCGCAGCCGGGCGCCGGCCTCATCGATCAGGTCGATCGCCTTGTCCGGAAGGAAACGGTCTGAGATGTAGCGTTCGGACAGGCTCGCGGCCGCCGCGAGGGCGCCGTCGGTGATGGTGACGCGGTGGTGTGCCTCATACCGGTCGCGGAGGCCCTTGAGGATCTCGATCGTATGTGCGACAGAGGGTTCCTTGACCTGGATCGGCTGGAAGCGGCGTTCCAGGGCAGCATCCTTCTCGATGTGCTTGCGGTATTCATCCAATGTGGTCGCACCGATGGTCTGGAGCTCGCCGCGGGCCAGCATGGGCTTCAGGATCGACGCCGCGTCGATGGCGCCTTCGGCCGCACCGGCACCGACGAGGGTATGGATCTCATCGATGAACAGGATGATGTCGCCGCGGGTGCGGATCTCCTTGAGGACCTTCTTGAGGCGCTCTTCGAAGTCACCGCGGTAGCGGGAGCCGGCCACGAGGGACCCGAGGTCCAGGGTGTACAGCTGCTTGTCCTTGATGGTCTCGGGCACGTCGCCGCGGACAATCGCCTGGGCCAGGCCCTCGACGACGGCGGTCTTGCCGACGCCGGGCTCGCCGATCAGCACCGGGTTGTTCTTGGTACGGCGGGACAGGACCTGCATGACGCGTTCCATTTCGGATTCGCGCCCGATCACCGGGTCCAGCTTGTTCTCGCGCGCAGCCTGGGTGAGGTTGCGGCCGAACTGGTCCAGGACCACGGAACCGGCAGGGGTGCCTTCGGCCTGGCCCGGGCCGACGCCGGCGCCGGTGGTTTCCTTGCCCTGGTAGCCCGAGAGCAGCTGGATGACCTGCTGGCGGACACGGTTCAGGTCCGCGCCGAGCTTGACCAGCACCTGGGCGGCAACGCCTTCACCCTCGCGGATGAGGCCGAGCAGGATGTGCTCGGTTCCGATGTAGTTATGCCCCAGCTGCAGGGCCTCGCGCAGCGAGAGCTCCAGCACCTTCTTGGCGCGCGGCGTGAAGGGAATGTGGCCGGACGGGGCCTGCTGGCCCTGTCCGATGATCTCCTGCACCTGCTCGCGGACGCCGTCGAGCGAAATGCCCAAGGACTCAAGGGCTTTGGCGGCCACACCTTCACCCTCATGGATCAGACCCAAGAGGATGTGTTCGGTACCAATGTAATTGTGGTTCAGCATGCGTGCCTCTTCTTGGGCAAGCACAACTACTCGACGGGCACGGTCCGTAAATCGCTCAAACATTTCGCCACACTCCTAGCTACGACTTACTCTGATGCTACGTGGCTGGCTACAAGATTTGGGGTTTGTTCGCCACAGGGGAAACCCGGAGGCATCCGCGCCGACACACAACCCCCGGCAAGGCTGCCCCGGAGGGGCGTCGACAGGCCGCAACCGGGGCCCACACACGCCAGTGCCCCCACCGGGTGGCGGGGGCACTGGCGTGTGTGGCGGTCAGACCCGGGAAAATCTAGGAATTGGCCTTCTGGTAGGCTTCCTGAATTTCAGCCTGGATACGGCCGCGGCTGTTTACCGCATAGCCGTTGTCCCGGGCCCACTGACGGATCTGAGCGGAATCCTGATTCCGTCCGCTTGAAATCTTGGTCCGCGTGGCGCGGCCGGTTGATGTTTTGCGTGCATGGTTTATAAACCGCTCAACGGCCGAGCGGAGTTCTGAAGCATTGCCTGCCGACAGGTCGATCTCATAGCTGACGCCATCTAGGCCAAACCGGACAGTTTCGTCCGCGGATCCCCCATCCAGATCATCCACGAGGATGATTTTTACTTTCTGTGCCATAAAGACTCTCTTTCCAAAAGGACGAGCTTTTTAACAAAGCAGGATGTGTATATGAAAAGTATCCTCTGCTTTATGGCAAGGCGTCAAAGTGGAAAACTCCGGCCAAAGGAAAACCAAAGGCCGGATTAGCCGCTATTTGCTATTCCCTGCGGAATGCCCTTCTGCCGGACCGGCATCCTGGCCACGCGCTTCGGCTTCAGCCTGGGCGCGGGCCTCAGCCTGGCGCTCCGATTTGTCCGCGTTGAAGATCGATTTCATGGCGAACCAGAAAATAAGGCCGACGACGACGGACGGCAGCAATACGGCAATGTAGTCCACGCTCAGTGTCCTTCGGGCTTCAGCAGGGGGAACAGGATGGTCTCGCGGATTCCGGCGCCGGTGAACAGCATCACCAGCCTGTCGATGCCAAGGCCGATGCCGCCCATCGGCGGGGCGCCGTATTCCAGGGCACGGAGAAAGTCCTCGTCCAGCTGCATGGCCTCGACATCGCCCGCGGCGGAGCGTCGGGACTGCTCGGTGAGGCGTTCGCGCTGGATCACAGGATCAATCAGTTCGGAGAAGGCCGTGCCGCGTTCCATGCCGCCGATGATCAGGTCCCAGGCTTCGATCAGCCGGTCATCCTCGCGGTGCTGGCGGGCCAGCGGCTGCGCGGACGGCGGGTAGTCGTAGACGAAGGTGGGGTTCAGCAGCGTCGGCTCCACGAGTTCACCGAAGAGCTCGACGACGAGCTTCTCGGCATCCCAGTTGGCATCGACCTTGACTTCGTGCGTGGCGGCCAGTTCCAACAACTCCGCGGCGGGGGTGTCCGGAGTGATCTCCCGGCCCACGGTTTCGGACAAGCCGGGGTAGACCGCCATCCAGGCCCAGTCGCCGTCGAGGTTGATCTCCCCGGCCTCGGTCTGCAGGACGCGGCCCACGCCGGCTGCGTCGGCGGCATCAAGGATGATCTCCTTGATCCGGTCCGCCATAACGAACTGGTCGGCCCAGGCCTCGTAGCTTTCCAGGGTGGTGAACTCGGGGCTGTGGGTGGAGTCGACGCCCTCGTTGCGGAACACGCGGCCCATGTCATAGACCCGGTCGATCCCGCCGACCACGGTGCGCTTGAGATACAGCTCCGTGGCGATGCGCAGCGTCATCTTCTGGTCGAACGCGTTCATGTGGGTCTCGAACGGGCGGGCCGTGGCGCCGCCGTGGACCAGCTGCAGCATCGGCGTTTCCACCTCGACGTAGCCCTGGCGGTGCAGGGTCTCGCGGATGGAGCGGGTGATCGCCGCCCGGGTGTAGACCATTTCGCGGGCCTCATCGCGGACCATGAGGTCAACGTAGCGCTGGCGGACGCGGGTTTCCTCATTAAGTTCGGCGTACAGCACGGGCATGGGGCGCAGTGCCTTCGACGCCATGGCCCAGGATTCGGCCATCACGGAAAGTTCGCCGCGCCGGGAGGAGATGACCTCGCCCTTGATGAAGACGTGGTCGCCCAGGTCCACGAGGGACTTCCAGTCCGCGAGGGCTTCCTCGCCGATGTTGGCCAGGCTCAGCATGGCCTGCAACCGGACCGCCTTGCCCTCCGCGCCGCCCTCCTGGAGGGTGACGAAGCACAGCTTTCCGGTGTTCCGGATGAACACGATGCGGCCGGTCACGCCGACGATCTCGCCGGTGGTCTCGTCGGCCTGAAGGTGGGCGTACTTTTCGCGGATTTCACCCAGCGAATGGGTGCGCTCGACACCCACCGGATACGCCTCGATGCCGCGCTCGATCAGCTTGGCACGCTTCTCCATCCGGATGCGCATCTGTTCGCTGGCGTCGGCTGGTTCGGCGGCGGTGATCGGGGCGGGGGTGTTTTGGGAAGTCACAATCCCCAAGTTTACCGGGAGTTCCGCCCGCACCGGTTCCCGCAGCCGGGAAGGCGTTCGGGAATAGACTCAGGGCTGTGGAGACCTGGACGGTGGGCACTGACGACGGCGGCGGGCACCTGGAGGTGCACACGTTCCGCCCGGCCGCCGCGGGCATGGCGCCGGCAGCGCCCGGCGGCGCGGGGGCCCCGGAGGGTGCCGGCGTCGTCGTGGTTCACGGGACGCTGGTCACCGACGCGCTCTACCGGCCCTTCGCCCGGAAGCTCGGCCGCCTGCTGGGGCGGCCGGTGCACTGCTACAACCGGCGCGGGCGCGCCGGATCCTCGCCCCAGCCGCCGGGCTACTCCGCCGCGACGGAAACCGCCGACCTGGCCACTGTGCTGCGCGAGACCGGTTCGACCGACGTCGTGGCGCACAGCTACGGCGGCTTCGTGGCCATGCAGACGGCGCTGGCCGTCCCCATCCGCCGGATGGTGACCTATGACGCGGCGGTGTCCCTGTCCGGAAACCTCAACCGGCGCTGGCGCCCCGAGCTGGAGCGTTCGGTGGCGGCCGGGCAGCTCGATGACGCCTGGGCGCATCTGGTCCAAGGGCTGGAAACAGCGGGGCCGGTATCCAAACTGCCGCTCGGCGCGCTGCGCATGCTCAGCATCCTCTCCGCCCGGACCAGCCTGGGTGCCGAAATGCGCGAACTGCTGCCCACCGCCGTCGCGGAGATGCGTGCCGTGCTCGACGCCGACGCGGAGCTGGCAGACTTCAGCGCCGTCACCACTCCCACGCTGATGCTCAGCGGCGGCTGGAGTCCCGCGTACTTCGCCGAGACCGCGCGGCAGCTCGCGGCGGCGGTCCCGGCCATCGAATTCGCGTTGGTTCCGGGGCAGCTGCACGAGGGCCCCATCCGTCCCGGCAACCGGCTCGCCCTGACCACGGCGAGGTTCCTCCTTGGCGCACCCGGCAGCGCCGGCCCGCTCCCCGGACGCCGGCGGCGCTTCCGCCCGGGCCCATAAGGAGGCCGGCGGGCTGCGCGCTTACGGATGCCTCGGCTAGGCTCGGACCATGACCCGCGAGAACATCAGAACCCCCGACGGCGGAACGATTGAGCTTTTCAGCACGGGTGCCGAGCTGGCCTCGGCAGGCTCGGGCGTCGTCGTCGTTCCGGCCTCCATGGTGACAGCCGCCGATTACACGCGCTTCGCGCAGAAGCTGAGCGCCTCGCTCGGCAGGCCCGTGCACACCTTCAACCGGCGCGGACGCGGCTCCTCCTCCCCGCAGCCGGAGGACTACACCCTGGACGTGGACATCCGCGACCTCCACGCGGTGATGAAACACACCTCCAGCACCGATGTCTTCGGACACAGTTTCGGCGGCGCGGTGGCCCTGCACGCGGCCCGCACCCTGCCGGTGGAACGGCTGGCCGTCTACGACCCGGCCGTCTCGGTGAACCACAGCGTCACCGCCGACTGGACCGCGGAATATGAGCGCGCGACGGCGGCCGGCGACGACGACCGCGCCCTCGCGGTGCTGGTCAAGGGCCTCGAAACCGGCAGCGCCCTGTCCCGAATGCCGCTGTCCATGCTGACCCTGGCCAACAAGCTGGCGTCCGGCACGCCGCTCGGCAAGCAGTTGCGCGAGCTCATGCAGACCGGCGTCCGCGAGATCAAGGCCATCATCGCCGCCGACATGCCGGCCGAGCCGTTCCTGGAACTGCCCCTGGAAACGCTCATCATTGTGGGCGAGAAGAGCCCCGCGTACTTTGGCGTGGCCTGCGCCCAGATCCACGATGTGCTTTCCGGCTCGAGCTACACGATCCTGCCGGGCATGGGGCACGACGGCGTCAACAAGGCCCCGGACCGGCTGATCTCCGAGCTGAGCGCCTTCTTCGCCGGCTAAGGCAACGCGGGGTCAGATGCGGCCCATGTTGCCCGGCGGCACCGGCGCTACGTGACCCCGCGTTGCGTTATTTGGCGGCCGGCTGTTCGGCCCCGGCGGTCTTGCGCATCATGACGGACAGCACGACGGCGGCGAGGGCAATGACTGCCGCCGTCAGGAACGCGGCGTGCATGCCGGCGACGATTCCCGCGGCGGCGGATACAACGGCGTAGATCGAAACCAGGAGCGCCGTACCGGCGGCGCCGGCCACCTGCTGCAGTGTGCTCATGATCGCCGAACCGTGGGAGTAGAGGTGCGGCGGCAGCGGGTTCAGCCCGGTGGTGAAGGCCGGCGTGAACAGGAGTGCCAGGCCCAGGCTCAGGGCCACATGCAACGCAATGATCCACCAGACAGGCGTGCCCGCATCGAGCATGGAGAACTGCCACAGGGCCAGCACCATCAGGACCGAGCCGGTGACCGTCAGGGGCAGCGGCCCGACCTTGTCGAAGAGCCGGCCGATGAACGGACCCAGCAGGCCCATCGCGAGGCCCCCGGGCAACAGGGCAAGGCCCGTCTCCAGCGACTTCAGCCCGCGGATTTCCTGCAGGTACAGCGGCAGCAGGATCACCACGCCGAACAGGGCGATCATGGCCACCACCAGCAGCAGCACGGACACGGTGAACATCCGGAAGTTGAACGCACGCAGGTCCAGCAGCGGCGCGTCGGACCTCTGCAGCCTCAGCTGGCGAAGCACGAAAGCCAGCATTGCCACGACGCCGACGGCGAGCGCAATGACGGCAGGGCTGCCGGATCCTGCGCTGCCGCCGCCGATCTGGCTCAGCCCGTACACGAGCCCACCAAAGGCAGGCACCGTCAGCACGACGGACAGGGCATCCAGCCGGGTCTTCTCCGTTTCGCCGACGTTCCTCAGGAACCTGGCGCCGATGGCAAACGCGGCGAGGGCGATCGGCAGGACAAAGACGAACATAAAGCGCCAGGAAAAGTGCTCCAGGATCAGGCCGGAAACCGTGGGGCCCATCGCCGGCGCGACCGAGATGGCGATGCTCACGTTGCCCATCACGGCGCCGCGGCGCTCCACCGGCACGAGCGTGAGGATGGTGGTCATCAGGAGTGGAAGCATGATCGCCGTGCCGCAGGCCTGGACGATGCGGGCCAGCAGCAGGACTTCGAAGCCCGGCGCCAGGGCAGCCAGCAGCGTGCCGCCGGAGAACAGGCCCATCGCGAGCATGAACACGGCACGGGTGGAGAGACGCTGCAGGATGAACCCGGTGGTGGGAATCACGACGGCCATCGTCAGCATGAAGCCCGTGGACAGCCACTGCACGGTGGGCGCATCGATGTCCAGGTCCACCATCAGCCGCTGCAGGGCCACGTTCATGATGGTCTCGTTGAGGATCACGACGAACGTGGCCACCAACAACGTGACGATGATCGTGACGGATTCCCGGGAGATCTTCGCCGGGGCGGCGTTGGTGGTGACGTCTGTCGACATGGGTATTCCCTCAGGGAGTTGGGTGTGGGTCCGGCGAGCGTCGGCGCTGCTGCAGGTTCAAACAGCCTAAGCCCCGGCCGCATTCCCGTCTGAAGGCAACGCGGGGTCAGACACGGCCCATGGAGAGCCACCGGATGGGCGCCAGGTGACCCCGCGTTGCCTTTAGTTCAGGAGTCCAGCGGCACGTTGTCGATCAGCCGCACCGGGCCGACCTTGGCTGCGATGATGGCCAGTCCCTCGCCGCGGAACGGGGTGTCCTTGCAGTTCTCGGCGAGCGGTTCGAGGGTGCGCGGATCCACGACCTCGAAATAGTCCAGCCCCACGAGCGGCTGCGATTCCACCAGCGCCCGCGCAGATTCCAGGTCCAGCGGCTCATGGGCCTTGGCCCGTTCCTCGATCAGCCGCAGGGCCCGGGACAGCACGAGCGCCGCCTCACGCTCCGTCCCGGACAGGAATCGGTTGCGGCTGGACAGCGCGAGGCCGTCCGCGGAGCGCACGATCGGCACGGCCACGATCTCCACCGGGAAGTTCAGGTCTTCGACCATGCGCCTGACCAGGGCCAGCTGCTGCGCATCCTTCTGGCCGAAATAGGCCCGGTACGCGGAGAGGCCCGCCCCGGGCATCCCATAGTGCAGCAGCTTTGCCACAACGGTCAGGGCGCCGTCGAAGTGTCCGGGACGGGAGGTGCCCTCCCACTTCTCCCCCATCGGCCCCGCGGTGATCCGCACCAGCGGCTCTCCGCCGGGGTAGACCTCATCCACCGAAGGTGCGAACGCCAGGTCCACGCCCTCGGCCTCCAGCAGGGCCAGGTCCGCATCCAGGGTGCGGGGGTAACGGTCCAGGTCCGCGGCCTCGCCGAACTGCAGCGGGTTGACGAAGATGCTCGCCACCACGACGTCGTTCTGGCCGACGGCGGTGCGCGCCAGCTGGGCATGCCCCTCGTGCAGGGCGCCCATGGTGGGGACCAGGCCCTGGGACGCGCCGCGCTTCCGCGAGAGCAGCCGGGTGCTTTGGGCGCGCAATTCGGCCGCCGTCGTCACGAGTTGGATTGCCATGTCAGGGTCCTTCCTTAGGGTTGCGCCGCTTCAGCGTCGGGGTCGCCGCCGTCGACGTCACCGCCCGGCTCTTGGCCTGCGGTGTCAAGCGCCTGCCTGATGCCGTCAAGTTGTTCCGGCCGCAGCAGTCCCCGGCTTCCTGCCCGGCGGGCCGTCGCACGGGCCATGGCCAGGTACGCCTCCAGAATATCCCCGCCGGAACCGCCGTCGTGCTCGCGGAGGGCCTCCGCGTGCGCCGCCACGGTGCCCGCGTCCCCGCGTGCCACCGGCCCGGTCAGTGCCGATTCCCCCGAGGCGAGGGCGTTTTCCAGGGTGGCCCGCAGCAGCGGCCCCAGCATCCGCTCCGGGGCGTCGACGCCGACCTCCCGGAGGAGCTGCGAGGCCTGCGCCACGAGGGTGACCAGGTGGTTCGAGCCGTGCGCGAGGGCCGCGTGGTAGAGCACGCGATCGCCCTCGGCGATCGCCACAGGCTCGGCGCCCATTTCCACCACAAGCGCCTGGGCGATCGGCAGCATCGCAGGGTCCGCCGTGACACCGAAGGTACAGTCCAGCAGCCGGGTGAGGTCCAGGCTCATGCCGGTGAAGGTCATCGCCGGGTGCAGTGCCAGCGGCACCGCACCGGCGGCGCGGACCGGATGCAGGATGCCGACCCCGAAACGGCCGGAGGTGTGCGCCACGAGCTGGCCGGGCTGCCAGGCGCCGAGCTTGGCAAGGCCTTCCACGAGCGGGCCAAGGGCGTCATCCGGGACCGCCAGCAGTACCAGTTCGGCGCGTTCCACGATGTCCTGCACCGCGAGGACGGGCACCCCGGGGAGCAGGGTTGCGGCGCGTTCGAGGCTGGCCTCGGAGACGGCGGACACCCCGATGATGGCGTGCTCGGCGCCGCGCAGGGCCGCACCGAGCACGGCGCCGACCTTGCCGGCACCGATGATTCCGACGCCGAGGCGTCCTGGCTTAGCCATGTTGCGGGCCTTCCTGTTGCTTGGGAGCCGGCCGCGCCTGCGCCAGCCAGTGTTCACTCCTCTGGAGTTTCCGGGCGGCGCGGGCGCGGACGGACTGCGCCTCGAACAGTGCCCGGCCTTCGTCCAGGCCGGCCTGGACGAGCCTCGGGGACACCGGCCCGGCCGTGGTGTGCAGGACCAGGTCAACCACCCTGAAGCGCCGGGCCAGCGGACCCTGTTCGAGCGCGATCGACTGCGTACGCTGATGCGGCACCACCACCAGGTGCCGCCACCAGCGTCCCGAGCGGATCAGCAGGGCGGTGTCCGTGGCGGTGAAGCCGTTGCGGCGCCAGCCCAGCGGCGCGAGCAGGCGGGCGCGGCGCGGCGTCGTAATGAACCCGGCGTCGGCGTCCCGCCTAGCCGCGCGTGTCCGGTCCGCCAACCCGGTGAGGCCCGCGGTGAAGACCCGCACCGGGTCCGGGGTCCCGGGATCGGGCAGGACCAGGGAGAGCATCGACAGCACGTCGGCCACGGTCCCGACGGGCAGGAGCGTTGTCCGGGCCGAGCCCTCCCCGCTGTTTCCCGCGGCCCCGTAGCCGGCCACGTTGACCTGCATCCGGTACCAGCCGAAGATCCGCCACAGCGGCGGCTGGCTGACCCGCAGCGCCTGGATCCTGCCCGGCGGCAGCGTCTGCGCCCGGGTGTCCAGCAGCCCGTAACGCAGCCTGATGCCGTCCGGGGACACGGCGGCGGTGAAGTTGTAGCCCTTGCTGAACATCGACCAGTAGGCGGCCACCAGGCCCAGCGCCGCCGGGATCAGGTAGAGGTAGAAACCGCGGTTCTCGGTGACGGCGGACAGCACCACGGAGGCAACGGCGCCCAGCACCACACCGACGCTCTGCTCGCTCAGGACCAGCGATCCGGCAAGGCGCGACGGCGGTACGGTCAGCACCGCCTGTTCGGGGGCCTCGGCGGCGGCTGCCCCGGGGCGCTCCGGATCCGGCGCGACGCCGGCCGCGCGGGCCAGGATCGTCGCACGCAACTGCCGCGCCTCCTCCATCCGGAGGTATGCGAGCCGCACGGCCGACTCCCCGGCGTCGGCTACCTCAAACCTGAGCTCGGCCAGTCCGAAGATCCGGGCCAGCAGCGGCTGCACGACGTCGATCGCCTGCACCCGGTCCAGCCGGGCCTGCCGCTGCTGCTTGAAGAGGAAACCGGTGTTGACGCGGACGTAGCCCTGCGCCACCTGATAGCGGGTGAAGTACCAGCTCAGGATGTAGCCGAGCACGGTCAGCAGCAGCACCGCCCCGCCGCCGAGCAGCAGCCACGGCGCCCGGCCCGCGAGCCGCTCGTCCACCAGCGGAGCCCCCTGCAGGAGCCGCTCGAAGGTGTCGCGGCCGAAGAAGAATCCCATCGCGGCCAGCGCCACCCAGCCCCGGACGAAGGGCGACGCCGGGTGCACCCGCCGCCAGCCGCCGTCGGGCGTTTGATCCGTCCCGGCCCCGTCGGACAGCTGCGGGGCAACCCCGTTGCCGCCGGGCATCACAACAGGTCCCTCATGGCCAGGCCGTCACTGCGGATCCGTCACAGCCCGGCCAGGCGGGCTTCGCCGCGGACGGACAGCTGCTCGCGGAGCCGCGCGCCCTCGGCGGCCGGCAGGCCAGGAATCCCGGCCGTGGTCCCGGCGGAGGCGGTGTGCAGTTTCACGGTGCACAGGCCCAGGCCGCG from Arthrobacter sp. PAMC25564 encodes:
- a CDS encoding alpha/beta hydrolase; the encoded protein is METWTVGTDDGGGHLEVHTFRPAAAGMAPAAPGGAGAPEGAGVVVVHGTLVTDALYRPFARKLGRLLGRPVHCYNRRGRAGSSPQPPGYSAATETADLATVLRETGSTDVVAHSYGGFVAMQTALAVPIRRMVTYDAAVSLSGNLNRRWRPELERSVAAGQLDDAWAHLVQGLETAGPVSKLPLGALRMLSILSARTSLGAEMRELLPTAVAEMRAVLDADAELADFSAVTTPTLMLSGGWSPAYFAETARQLAAAVPAIEFALVPGQLHEGPIRPGNRLALTTARFLLGAPGSAGPLPGRRRRFRPGP
- a CDS encoding Lsr2 family protein — encoded protein: MAQKVKIILVDDLDGGSADETVRFGLDGVSYEIDLSAGNASELRSAVERFINHARKTSTGRATRTKISSGRNQDSAQIRQWARDNGYAVNSRGRIQAEIQEAYQKANS
- the panC gene encoding pantoate--beta-alanine ligase; protein product: MAIQLVTTAAELRAQSTRLLSRKRGASQGLVPTMGALHEGHAQLARTAVGQNDVVVASIFVNPLQFGEAADLDRYPRTLDADLALLEAEGVDLAFAPSVDEVYPGGEPLVRITAGPMGEKWEGTSRPGHFDGALTVVAKLLHYGMPGAGLSAYRAYFGQKDAQQLALVRRMVEDLNFPVEIVAVPIVRSADGLALSSRNRFLSGTEREAALVLSRALRLIEERAKAHEPLDLESARALVESQPLVGLDYFEVVDPRTLEPLAENCKDTPFRGEGLAIIAAKVGPVRLIDNVPLDS
- a CDS encoding DHA2 family efflux MFS transporter permease subunit, which produces MSTDVTTNAAPAKISRESVTIIVTLLVATFVVILNETIMNVALQRLMVDLDIDAPTVQWLSTGFMLTMAVVIPTTGFILQRLSTRAVFMLAMGLFSGGTLLAALAPGFEVLLLARIVQACGTAIMLPLLMTTILTLVPVERRGAVMGNVSIAISVAPAMGPTVSGLILEHFSWRFMFVFVLPIALAAFAIGARFLRNVGETEKTRLDALSVVLTVPAFGGLVYGLSQIGGGSAGSGSPAVIALAVGVVAMLAFVLRQLRLQRSDAPLLDLRAFNFRMFTVSVLLLVVAMIALFGVVILLPLYLQEIRGLKSLETGLALLPGGLAMGLLGPFIGRLFDKVGPLPLTVTGSVLMVLALWQFSMLDAGTPVWWIIALHVALSLGLALLFTPAFTTGLNPLPPHLYSHGSAIMSTLQQVAGAAGTALLVSIYAVVSAAAGIVAGMHAAFLTAAVIALAAVVLSVMMRKTAGAEQPAAK
- a CDS encoding ATP-dependent Clp protease ATP-binding subunit, translated to MFERFTDRARRVVVLAQEEARMLNHNYIGTEHILLGLIHEGEGVAAKALESLGISLDGVREQVQEIIGQGQQAPSGHIPFTPRAKKVLELSLREALQLGHNYIGTEHILLGLIREGEGVAAQVLVKLGADLNRVRQQVIQLLSGYQGKETTGAGVGPGQAEGTPAGSVVLDQFGRNLTQAARENKLDPVIGRESEMERVMQVLSRRTKNNPVLIGEPGVGKTAVVEGLAQAIVRGDVPETIKDKQLYTLDLGSLVAGSRYRGDFEERLKKVLKEIRTRGDIILFIDEIHTLVGAGAAEGAIDAASILKPMLARGELQTIGATTLDEYRKHIEKDAALERRFQPIQVKEPSVAHTIEILKGLRDRYEAHHRVTITDGALAAAASLSERYISDRFLPDKAIDLIDEAGARLRIRRMTAPPELKIMDEKISAMKLEKESAIDAQDFEGAASLRDKEQKLIAERAEKERQWKSGGMDDISEVDEELIAEVLANSTGIPVFKLTEEESSRLLKMEDELHKRVVGQDAAIKSLSQAIRRTRAGLKDPKRPGGSFIFAGPTGVGKTELAKALAEFLFGDEDALITLDMSEYSEKHTVSRLFGAPPGYVGYEEGGQLTEKVRRRPFSVVLFDEVEKAHADLFNSLLQILEDGRLTDSQGRVVDFKNTVIIMTTNLGTRDISKSVATGFQSGTDTQTGYNRMRARVTEELKQHFRPEFLNRVDDVVVFPQLTQDEIIEIVDMMIGRLEKRLKDKDMGIELTPAAKVLLATRGYDPAMGARPLRRTIQREIEDQLSERILFGELNAGDIVVVDVDGQGDEAKFTFAGTSKPRIPEIAPSV
- a CDS encoding alpha/beta hydrolase, which gives rise to MTRENIRTPDGGTIELFSTGAELASAGSGVVVVPASMVTAADYTRFAQKLSASLGRPVHTFNRRGRGSSSPQPEDYTLDVDIRDLHAVMKHTSSTDVFGHSFGGAVALHAARTLPVERLAVYDPAVSVNHSVTADWTAEYERATAAGDDDRALAVLVKGLETGSALSRMPLSMLTLANKLASGTPLGKQLRELMQTGVREIKAIIAADMPAEPFLELPLETLIIVGEKSPAYFGVACAQIHDVLSGSSYTILPGMGHDGVNKAPDRLISELSAFFAG
- a CDS encoding DUF2520 domain-containing protein, producing the protein MAKPGRLGVGIIGAGKVGAVLGAALRGAEHAIIGVSAVSEASLERAATLLPGVPVLAVQDIVERAELVLLAVPDDALGPLVEGLAKLGAWQPGQLVAHTSGRFGVGILHPVRAAGAVPLALHPAMTFTGMSLDLTRLLDCTFGVTADPAMLPIAQALVVEMGAEPVAIAEGDRVLYHAALAHGSNHLVTLVAQASQLLREVGVDAPERMLGPLLRATLENALASGESALTGPVARGDAGTVAAHAEALREHDGGSGGDILEAYLAMARATARRAGSRGLLRPEQLDGIRQALDTAGQEPGGDVDGGDPDAEAAQP
- the lysS gene encoding lysine--tRNA ligase; the protein is MTSQNTPAPITAAEPADASEQMRIRMEKRAKLIERGIEAYPVGVERTHSLGEIREKYAHLQADETTGEIVGVTGRIVFIRNTGKLCFVTLQEGGAEGKAVRLQAMLSLANIGEEALADWKSLVDLGDHVFIKGEVISSRRGELSVMAESWAMASKALRPMPVLYAELNEETRVRQRYVDLMVRDEAREMVYTRAAITRSIRETLHRQGYVEVETPMLQLVHGGATARPFETHMNAFDQKMTLRIATELYLKRTVVGGIDRVYDMGRVFRNEGVDSTHSPEFTTLESYEAWADQFVMADRIKEIILDAADAAGVGRVLQTEAGEINLDGDWAWMAVYPGLSETVGREITPDTPAAELLELAATHEVKVDANWDAEKLVVELFGELVEPTLLNPTFVYDYPPSAQPLARQHREDDRLIEAWDLIIGGMERGTAFSELIDPVIQRERLTEQSRRSAAGDVEAMQLDEDFLRALEYGAPPMGGIGLGIDRLVMLFTGAGIRETILFPLLKPEGH